Proteins found in one Amblyraja radiata isolate CabotCenter1 chromosome 15, sAmbRad1.1.pri, whole genome shotgun sequence genomic segment:
- the ventx gene encoding homeobox protein VENTX: protein MVKGIFSIDWLAQSSRDGRIEKKPEVGDCNPNAPLSLSSHAENATNTCQPAPPSTTGDSTPEIKRLQLPGSCDRDPEQAVDTAASDLSIQEDSCGSESESGRSEGSARGGRGRSVDSECEYDARRRVRTAFTAQQIHKLEKKFKRQTYLGASERSKLAALLHLSETQVKTWFQNRRMKLKRQLQDLCSVSFAAPALLTHSLPMREPLFTPCAGFPGFYTNDRSVHQTTNGPHRPPQPAYPPPIHRYSPTVEQSFSRYQPYLYPLMLEPSPVGLHVYS from the exons ATGGTGAAAGGAATTTTTTCGATAGACTGGCTCGCCCAAAGCAGTCGCGACGGGCGCATTGAGAAGAAACCAGAAGTGGGCGATTGCAATCCCAATGCTCCCCTTTCCCTGAGCTCTCACGCTGAAAACGCAACAAACACCTGCCAACCGGCACCACCATCTACTACTGGAGACTCCACGCCCGAAATAAAAAGATTACAACTGCCTGGATCGTGTGATCGCGACCCAGAGCAAGCAGTGGACACAGCAGCCAGTGACT TGAGCATACAGGAGGATAGCTGCGGCTCGGAGAGCGAGTCCGGTCGCTCGGAGGGTTCGGCCAGGGGCGGGCGAGGGAGAAGCGTGGACTCGGAGTGCGAGTACGACGCCCGTCGCCGGGTGCGAACCGCGTTCACAGCCCAACAGATCCACAAACTGGAGAAGAAGTTCAAGCGGCAAACTTACCTGGGGGCGTCCGAGAGGAGCAAGCTGGCCGCCCTTCTCCACCTGTCCGAGACCCAG GTGAAGACGTGGTTTCAGAACCGGAGGATGAAGTTGAAGCGCCAGTTGCAGGATTTGTGCTCCGTGTCGTTCGCCGCTCCTGCGTTGTTGACCCATTCGCTGCCGATGAGGGAGCCGCTCTTCACTCCATGCGCCGGGTTCCCCGGGTTCTACACGAACGACCGCTCCGTCCACCAAACCACCAACGGCCCCCACCGACCCCCACAGCCGGCTTACCCGCCGCCCATCCACCGCTACAGCCCGACTGTGGAGCAGAGCTTCTCGCGGTACCAACCTTACCTTTACCCGCTGATGCTGGAGCCATCTCCAGTGGGATTGCACGTCTATTCCTGA